The proteins below come from a single Triticum urartu cultivar G1812 unplaced genomic scaffold, Tu2.1 TuUngrouped_contig_402, whole genome shotgun sequence genomic window:
- the LOC125527474 gene encoding uncharacterized protein LOC125527474 isoform X1 has protein sequence MSSRLRLLSLLRSGRLAPAPAPAGRLAGAPPSRGLHLPAAAAAAASSSGSESNDGNFGYFSNRRLGFKFGAILIGQAAFFLSLSDGSVLAQDDSVAPAATMSKQADAIVTGLRRIEDGSMISNEHTIKWRIFTDKAKAFFIKGKLDEAERFFKAALHQAKEGFGLRDPHAASALKNLAEFYVLRKEFEKAEPLFLEAIEILEQSFGPDDIRVGTALRNLGQHYHLQNRFDQAQTCYERALKIQGSVVGPGHPDYANTMYLLARVLSQQRKRKDAEALVRESIRILEEAGLGESPACLQRMMFHSTELMNLKQLDEAENLRRKILHIMELSKGWDSFGTTVAAVQLSVTLVTLGKLRESEELLQRCLAVRKKILSEDHIQVASILVHLAKLSLLRIISDIKVNNDLCRSHLVRGKRLVNDSIRIAEKILNPSREDQKKPKNAFGIELERRIAATGILLEALEIVGLLDCLNMAIQEWAPANSVLLLRLPREHMKHGYFKIDVVRIPDKCWLFIWPAKYRISLRYTTLRIHFNKFEKLIMKILNKLCASGFHFTMSLVHET, from the exons ATGTCCTCGCGGCTGCGGCTGCTCTCGCTCCTGCGGAGCGGCCGCctcgcccccgcccccgccccggCAGGTCGTCTCGCCGGCGCGCCCCCTTCAAGGGGCCTCCACCTACCCGCTGCCGCGGCcgctgccgcctcctcctcag GTTCTGAATCTAATGATGGTAACTTTGGTTACTTTTCCAATCGACGGCTGGGTTTCAAGTTTGGCGCTATACTGATTGGACAAGCAG CTTTTTTTCTTAGCCTGAGCGACGGCTCTGTATTGGCTCAGGATGACTCAGTTGCTCCAGCAGCTACAATGAGTAAGCAAGCTGATGCTATTGTTACTGGTCTACGTCGGATTGAAGATGGTTCAATGATCTCAAATGAACACACGATCAAATGGAGAATCTTCACGGATAAAGCAAAAGCTTTTTTCATAAAA GGAAAACTAGATGAAGCTGAAAGGTTCTTCAAGGCAGCCCTACATCAAGCTAAAGAAGGATTTGGACTGAGAGATCCACATGCTGCATCGGCACTAAAAAACTTG GCGGAGTTTTATGTGTTAAGAAAAGAGTTTGAGAAAGCTGAACCGTTATTTCTGGAAGCAATTGAAATCTTGGAGCAATCATTTGGACCTGATGATATACG GGTTGGAACAGCTTTGCGTAATCTTGGACAACACTATCATCTTCAGAACAGGTTTGATCAAGCTCAGACATGTTATGAG CGTGCTTTGAAG ATACAAGGAAGTGTTGTGGGGCCTGGTCACCCAGATTATGCAAATACAATGTACCTTCTAGCCAGG GTGCTAAGtcaacaaagaaaaagaaaagatgcaGAAGCTCTTGTCCGGGAATCTATTAGGATACTTGAG GAAGCTGGACTTGGCGAATCCCCTGCTTGCTTACAAAGAATGATGTTTCACTCTACA GAGTTGATGAATCTGAAACAACTGGATGAAGCTGAAAATTTGCGAAGGAAGATATTACATATTATGGAGCTTTCGAAG GGATGGGATTCGTTTGGTACTACAGTCGCAGCCGTACAATTAAGTGTCACTCTTGTAACCCTAGGGAAGCTGAGGGAATCAGAAGAATTATTGCAAAG ATGCCTTGCAGTCAGAAAAAAGATTTTATCTGAAGACCATATTCAG GTAGCAAGTATATTGGTACACTTGGCAAAGCTAAGTTTGCTTAGAATTATTAGTGATATCAAAGTGAACAATGACCTATGTAGATCTCACCTTGTGAGGGGAAAAAGACTTGTCAATGATTCGATAAG GATAGCGGAAAAAATACTGAATCCTTCGAGGGAAGATCAGAAAAAACCGAAGAATGCCTTTGGTATCGAATTGGAGCGGCGGATTGCAGCAACAGGAATACTT TTGGAAGCACTTGAAATTGTTGGACTTCTTGACTGTTTAAACATGGCAATACAAGAATGGGCACCAGCG AACTCGGTACTCTTGCTAAGGCTTCCTCGGGAACATATGAAGCATGGATACTTCAAAATTGATGTTGTGCGCATACCAGACAAATGCTGGCTATTCATATGGCCAGCAAAATATCGCATAAGTCTTCGATATACCACGCTACGAATCCATTTTAATAAATTTGAAAAG TTGATTATGAAAATTTTGAACAAGCTCTGCGCAAGTGGGTTTCACTTTACAATGAG CCTCGTACACGAAACATAG
- the LOC125527474 gene encoding kinesin light chain 3-like isoform X3: MSSRLRLLSLLRSGRLAPAPAPAGRLAGAPPSRGLHLPAAAAAAASSSGSESNDGNFGYFSNRRLGFKFGAILIGQAAFFLSLSDGSVLAQDDSVAPAATMSKQADAIVTGLRRIEDGSMISNEHTIKWRIFTDKAKAFFIKGKLDEAERFFKAALHQAKEGFGLRDPHAASALKNLAEFYVLRKEFEKAEPLFLEAIEILEQSFGPDDIRVGTALRNLGQHYHLQNRFDQAQTCYERALKIQGSVVGPGHPDYANTMYLLARVLSQQRKRKDAEALVRESIRILEEAGLGESPACLQRMMFHSTELMNLKQLDEAENLRRKILHIMELSKGWDSFGTTVAAVQLSVTLVTLGKLRESEELLQRCLAVRKKILSEDHIQVASILVHLAKLSLLRIISDIKVNNDLCRSHLVRGKRLVNDSIRIAEKILNPSREDQKKPKNAFGIELERRIAATGILLEALEIVGLLDCLNMAIQEWAPALIMKILNKLCASGFHFTMSLVHET, translated from the exons ATGTCCTCGCGGCTGCGGCTGCTCTCGCTCCTGCGGAGCGGCCGCctcgcccccgcccccgccccggCAGGTCGTCTCGCCGGCGCGCCCCCTTCAAGGGGCCTCCACCTACCCGCTGCCGCGGCcgctgccgcctcctcctcag GTTCTGAATCTAATGATGGTAACTTTGGTTACTTTTCCAATCGACGGCTGGGTTTCAAGTTTGGCGCTATACTGATTGGACAAGCAG CTTTTTTTCTTAGCCTGAGCGACGGCTCTGTATTGGCTCAGGATGACTCAGTTGCTCCAGCAGCTACAATGAGTAAGCAAGCTGATGCTATTGTTACTGGTCTACGTCGGATTGAAGATGGTTCAATGATCTCAAATGAACACACGATCAAATGGAGAATCTTCACGGATAAAGCAAAAGCTTTTTTCATAAAA GGAAAACTAGATGAAGCTGAAAGGTTCTTCAAGGCAGCCCTACATCAAGCTAAAGAAGGATTTGGACTGAGAGATCCACATGCTGCATCGGCACTAAAAAACTTG GCGGAGTTTTATGTGTTAAGAAAAGAGTTTGAGAAAGCTGAACCGTTATTTCTGGAAGCAATTGAAATCTTGGAGCAATCATTTGGACCTGATGATATACG GGTTGGAACAGCTTTGCGTAATCTTGGACAACACTATCATCTTCAGAACAGGTTTGATCAAGCTCAGACATGTTATGAG CGTGCTTTGAAG ATACAAGGAAGTGTTGTGGGGCCTGGTCACCCAGATTATGCAAATACAATGTACCTTCTAGCCAGG GTGCTAAGtcaacaaagaaaaagaaaagatgcaGAAGCTCTTGTCCGGGAATCTATTAGGATACTTGAG GAAGCTGGACTTGGCGAATCCCCTGCTTGCTTACAAAGAATGATGTTTCACTCTACA GAGTTGATGAATCTGAAACAACTGGATGAAGCTGAAAATTTGCGAAGGAAGATATTACATATTATGGAGCTTTCGAAG GGATGGGATTCGTTTGGTACTACAGTCGCAGCCGTACAATTAAGTGTCACTCTTGTAACCCTAGGGAAGCTGAGGGAATCAGAAGAATTATTGCAAAG ATGCCTTGCAGTCAGAAAAAAGATTTTATCTGAAGACCATATTCAG GTAGCAAGTATATTGGTACACTTGGCAAAGCTAAGTTTGCTTAGAATTATTAGTGATATCAAAGTGAACAATGACCTATGTAGATCTCACCTTGTGAGGGGAAAAAGACTTGTCAATGATTCGATAAG GATAGCGGAAAAAATACTGAATCCTTCGAGGGAAGATCAGAAAAAACCGAAGAATGCCTTTGGTATCGAATTGGAGCGGCGGATTGCAGCAACAGGAATACTT TTGGAAGCACTTGAAATTGTTGGACTTCTTGACTGTTTAAACATGGCAATACAAGAATGGGCACCAGCG TTGATTATGAAAATTTTGAACAAGCTCTGCGCAAGTGGGTTTCACTTTACAATGAG CCTCGTACACGAAACATAG
- the LOC125527474 gene encoding uncharacterized protein LOC125527474 isoform X2 has translation MSSRLRLLSLLRSGRLAPAPAPAGRLAGAPPSRGLHLPAAAAAAASSSGSESNDGNFGYFSNRRLGFKFGAILIGQAAFFLSLSDGSVLAQDDSVAPAATMSKQADAIVTGLRRIEDGSMISNEHTIKWRIFTDKAKAFFIKGKLDEAERFFKAALHQAKEGFGLRDPHAASALKNLAEFYVLRKEFEKAEPLFLEAIEILEQSFGPDDIRVGTALRNLGQHYHLQNRFDQAQTCYERALKIQGSVVGPGHPDYANTMYLLARELMNLKQLDEAENLRRKILHIMELSKGWDSFGTTVAAVQLSVTLVTLGKLRESEELLQRCLAVRKKILSEDHIQVASILVHLAKLSLLRIISDIKVNNDLCRSHLVRGKRLVNDSIRIAEKILNPSREDQKKPKNAFGIELERRIAATGILLEALEIVGLLDCLNMAIQEWAPANSVLLLRLPREHMKHGYFKIDVVRIPDKCWLFIWPAKYRISLRYTTLRIHFNKFEKLIMKILNKLCASGFHFTMSLVHET, from the exons ATGTCCTCGCGGCTGCGGCTGCTCTCGCTCCTGCGGAGCGGCCGCctcgcccccgcccccgccccggCAGGTCGTCTCGCCGGCGCGCCCCCTTCAAGGGGCCTCCACCTACCCGCTGCCGCGGCcgctgccgcctcctcctcag GTTCTGAATCTAATGATGGTAACTTTGGTTACTTTTCCAATCGACGGCTGGGTTTCAAGTTTGGCGCTATACTGATTGGACAAGCAG CTTTTTTTCTTAGCCTGAGCGACGGCTCTGTATTGGCTCAGGATGACTCAGTTGCTCCAGCAGCTACAATGAGTAAGCAAGCTGATGCTATTGTTACTGGTCTACGTCGGATTGAAGATGGTTCAATGATCTCAAATGAACACACGATCAAATGGAGAATCTTCACGGATAAAGCAAAAGCTTTTTTCATAAAA GGAAAACTAGATGAAGCTGAAAGGTTCTTCAAGGCAGCCCTACATCAAGCTAAAGAAGGATTTGGACTGAGAGATCCACATGCTGCATCGGCACTAAAAAACTTG GCGGAGTTTTATGTGTTAAGAAAAGAGTTTGAGAAAGCTGAACCGTTATTTCTGGAAGCAATTGAAATCTTGGAGCAATCATTTGGACCTGATGATATACG GGTTGGAACAGCTTTGCGTAATCTTGGACAACACTATCATCTTCAGAACAGGTTTGATCAAGCTCAGACATGTTATGAG CGTGCTTTGAAG ATACAAGGAAGTGTTGTGGGGCCTGGTCACCCAGATTATGCAAATACAATGTACCTTCTAGCCAGG GAGTTGATGAATCTGAAACAACTGGATGAAGCTGAAAATTTGCGAAGGAAGATATTACATATTATGGAGCTTTCGAAG GGATGGGATTCGTTTGGTACTACAGTCGCAGCCGTACAATTAAGTGTCACTCTTGTAACCCTAGGGAAGCTGAGGGAATCAGAAGAATTATTGCAAAG ATGCCTTGCAGTCAGAAAAAAGATTTTATCTGAAGACCATATTCAG GTAGCAAGTATATTGGTACACTTGGCAAAGCTAAGTTTGCTTAGAATTATTAGTGATATCAAAGTGAACAATGACCTATGTAGATCTCACCTTGTGAGGGGAAAAAGACTTGTCAATGATTCGATAAG GATAGCGGAAAAAATACTGAATCCTTCGAGGGAAGATCAGAAAAAACCGAAGAATGCCTTTGGTATCGAATTGGAGCGGCGGATTGCAGCAACAGGAATACTT TTGGAAGCACTTGAAATTGTTGGACTTCTTGACTGTTTAAACATGGCAATACAAGAATGGGCACCAGCG AACTCGGTACTCTTGCTAAGGCTTCCTCGGGAACATATGAAGCATGGATACTTCAAAATTGATGTTGTGCGCATACCAGACAAATGCTGGCTATTCATATGGCCAGCAAAATATCGCATAAGTCTTCGATATACCACGCTACGAATCCATTTTAATAAATTTGAAAAG TTGATTATGAAAATTTTGAACAAGCTCTGCGCAAGTGGGTTTCACTTTACAATGAG CCTCGTACACGAAACATAG
- the LOC125527475 gene encoding predicted GPI-anchored protein 58: protein MPPPIHPLTSPFGLAAPEFSRMGPPTPGRPPRPLTAPTSAAAALKRKCQGSHLVQSGADGAAPPSAAPAPVPRAPPKRKKTASTGPANARAKPPRKKAIAPSGRAPPPPPADRGIHIDDKAAGHAYDVFNEAAGSQNVPYTYTEMLAESMVNLSAPLGDFDASYVEVDVEVHDENEDDDDVQEILEADYDARLGRTGNYMETKDACLVKAWESIPLDSITGKDQTCGNYWQRIEDKFHQMIPFPSGRSLKGLQGRWNTINKACSRWFGCLEQVWNAPPSGVTIDDYDRIANEYYNQIPASNVR from the exons ATGCCACCGCCCATCCATCCTCTGACCTCGCCATTCGGCCTCGCAGCGCCGGAATTCAGCCGGATGGGGCCACCCACGCCGGGCCGGCCGCCCCGGCCTCTCACGGCTCCAActtctgccgccgccgccctcaaGAGGAAGTGCCAAGGGAGCCATCTCGTTCAAAGCGGCGCAGACGGCGCGGCACCACCGAGCGCCGCCCCTGCTCCGGTTCCACGCGCCCCGCCCAAGAGGAAGAAGACCGCCTCGACCGGCCCCGCCAATGCGCGGGCGAAGCCTCCGAGGAAGAAGGCAATCGCGCCAAGCGGTCGggctcctcctccgcctccggcCGACCGCGGCATCCACATTGATGACAAAGCCGCCGGCCACGCCTACGACGTGTTCAATGAAGCGGCCGGGAG CCAAAATGTGCCCTACACATATACGGAGATGTTGGCCGAGAGCATGGTGAATTTGAGTGCCCCTCTTGGCGATTTCGATGCATCATATGTTGAGGTCGACGTGGAGGTGCACGATGAgaatgaagatgatgatgatgtgcAAGAGATCCTAGAGGCCGACTATGATGCTAGGTTGGGGAGGACCGGCAACTACATGGAGACGAAGGATGCATGCTTAGTTAAAGCATGGGAAAGCATCCCTCTTGACTCCATCACCGGCAAGGATCAAACATGTGGCAACTATTGGCAAAGAATTGAAGACAAATTTCATCAAATGATACCATTCCCATCCGGTCGGAGCTTGAAAGGCCTTCAAGGCCGTTGGAACACCATCAACAAAGCTTGCTCCCGTTGGTTCGGATGCTTGGAGCAAGTGTGGAATGCACCACCAAGTGGCGTCACTATTGATGATTAT GATCGCATCGCCAACGAGTACTACAACCAAATCCCAGCCTCCAATGTCCGGTAA
- the LOC125527477 gene encoding LOW QUALITY PROTEIN: nuclear pore complex protein NUP155 (The sequence of the model RefSeq protein was modified relative to this genomic sequence to represent the inferred CDS: inserted 1 base in 1 codon): MMAWAEDEAIGPDVASAGLHVSERIGRDAAAQPDLEEALEASRYASHPYSSHPKEWPPLVEVAETRQLPPMLIERYNAAAGEGTALCGIFSEIHRAWATVDNSFYVWRFDKWDGQCQEYHADEQAICAVGLARAKPGIFVEAIQYILVLATPVEVMLVGVCCSASADGTDPYAELSLQPLPEYMISTDGVTMTCITCTDKGQIFLSGRDGHIYELQYTTGSGWRKRCRKLCLTTGLGSLLSRWVLPSAFNFSAVDPIVDMVIDEERNTIYARTEGMKLQLFDLGASGDGPLKKITEEKNLVDPRDAPYGGRRPNASRAARSPKPSIVCISPLSTMESKWLHAVAVLSDGKRLFISTSGGSSSSVGLNSGLQRPSCLKIVATRPSPPLGVGGGLTFGAVSAAGRAQPEDLALKVESAFYSAGALIMSDSSATAMSSLLAVQKDSAAQLSLPSTFATASRSSKALRETVSALPVEGRMLCASDVFPLPDAAFIMQSLYADVECLSAFRKPSEKASIKLWAKGDLPTQHILPRRRMVVFNTMGLMELVFNRPVDILRKLFDGNTLRSQIEEFFNRFGAGEAAAMCLMLAAKLLYTEDSLISNAVSEKAAEAFEDPGLVGMPQLNGTTALSNTRTQAGGFSMGQVVQEAEPLFSGAYEGFPVWELPVMVVRGLIGSNDHGDGVVVCRLSTGAMKVLESKIRSLETFLRSRRNKRRGLYGYVAGLGDSGSILYKTGPTIGAGIHNNGKSPYRIRDMDSADQSASNKKPRSLYTSAELAAMEVRAIECLRRLLRRSGEALVLLQLICQHNVARLVQTLGNDLRKKLVQLTFHQLVCSEDGDQLAMRLISSLMEYYIGPEGKGTVEDISTKLREGCPSYFNESDYKYYSAVESLEKASMTNNQDERDILAREAFNLLTKIPDSADLSAICKRFENLRFYEAVVRLPLQKAQALDSNADXINGQIDARHHDTITAQRVQCYEIVMNALRTLKGAGRSGAPGSMTALDPASRSKCIKQIIQLSVQWPDTAFHEHLYRTLIELGLDNELLEYGGSDLVAFLQSAGRKHQEEVRGAPRLDDLGAPISTSQTKYLELLARYYVLKGEHVAAARMLLILAERQCSNAEEAPALDQRYQYLSNAVLQAKSAGIAADSSRNPIDSSTVDLLEGKLAVLRFQMQIKQELESMASRLETIPGSGESPSDPFPRDNILADAESAKEAKDKAKELSLNLKSITQLYNDYAVPFNLWEVCLEMLNFANYSGDADSKIVREIWARLLDQTLTRGGLAEACSVVKRVGSKLDPADGACLPLDIICLHLEKAALDRLSSGQELVGDEDVARALLGACKGLAEPVLAVYDQLLSNGAIVPSLNLKLRLLRSVLAILREWGMSVIAHKLGTTTAGASFFLDGTFSLNQTGSLQKGVRDKIISLANRYMTEVRRLNLPQNQTDNVYRGFRDLEEKLLSPY; the protein is encoded by the exons ATGATGGCGTGGGCGGAGGACGAGGCCATCGGCCCCGACGTCGCCTCGGCGGGGCTGCACGTCTCGGAGCGGATCGGCCGCGACGCCGCCGCGCAGCCCGACCTGGAGGAGGCGCTCGAGGCCTCGCGCTACGCCTCCCACCCCTACTCCTCGCACCCCAAGGAG TGGCCTCCTCTAGTGGAAGTTGCAGAAACTCGGCAGCTTCCTCCTATGCTGATTGAGAGATATAATGCAGCTGCTGGTGAAGGAACAGCTCTTTGTGGAATATTTTCTGAAATACACCGGGCCTGGGCAACTGTTGACAATTCATTTTATGTCTGGCGCTTTGATAAGTG GGATGGCCAGTGTCAAGAGTATCATGCAGATGAGCAAGCAATTTGTGCTGTTGGACTTGCTAGAGCAAAGCCTGGGATTTTTGTCGAAGCAATCCAGTACATTTTAGTTTTAGCAACTCCTGTGGAG GTGATGCTTGTTGGAGTTTGCTGTTCTGCTAGTGCTGATGGAACAGATCCGTATGCTGAACTTTCATTGCAACCTTTACCTGAGTACATGATTTCTACTGATGGTGTCACAATGACATGCATCACATGTACAGATAAGGGTCAGATTTTCCTGTCAGGACGTGATGGGCATATATATGAATTGCAATACACAACTGGTTCAGGTTGGCGTAAACGCTGCCGTAAACTTTGCCTTACCACGGGTTTAGGCAGTCTTCTTTCCAG GTGGGTCCTGCCAAGTGCGTTTAATTTCTCAGCTGTTGATCCTATAGTGGACATGGTTATTGATGAGGAGAGGAACACTATCTATGCACGCACAGAAGGCATGAAATTGCAACTATTTGATTTAGGAGCTAGCGGTGATGGTCCCTTGAAAAAAATCACTGAAGAAAAGAACCTTGTTGATCCACGAGATGCACCTTATGGTGGTCGAAGGCCTAATGCATCAAGAGCTGCACGATCCCCGAAACCATCAATAGTATGCATCTCACCTTTGTCCACCATGGAATCGAAATGGCTCCATGCTGTTGCTGTTTTATCAGATGGCAAGAGATTATTCATTTCAACATCAGGTGGAAGCAGTTCTTCAGTTGGACTGAACTCTGGTTTGCAGAGGCCAAGCTGTTTAAAAATTGTTGCTACTAGGCCTTCCCCACCTCTAGGGGTTGGTGGGGGACTCACATTTGGTGCTGTTTCTGCTGCTGGCAGAGCTCAGCCGGAGGATCTGGCGTTAAAAGTGGAGTCTGCTTTCTATTCTGCCGGCGCTCTTATAATGTCAGATTCATCTGCTACAGCTATGTCCTCCCTTCTAGCTGTGCAGAAAGATTCTGCTGCCCAGTTATCACTGCCCAGTACCTTCGCAACAGCTTCTAGAAGCTCTAAGGCTCTCCGAGAAACAGTCTCCGCTTTGCCTGTTGAGGGTCGGATGCTTTGTGCTTCTGATGTCTTCCCACTTCCAGATGCTGCTTTCATCATGCAGTCTTTATACGCTGATGTGGAATGCCTTTCAGCATTCAGAAAACCTTCTGAGAAAGCATCTATAAAGCTGTGGGCCAAAGGCGATCTTCCTACCCAGCATATCTTACCACGGAGAAGGATGGTAGTATTCAATACAATGGGTTTGATGGAATTAGTTTTTAACAGGCCTGTTGACATTCTGAGAAAGTTGTTTGATGGGAACACCTTGAGATCACAAATAGAAGAGTTCTTTAACCGCTTTGGTGCTGGAGAGGCTGCAGCAATGTGCTTAATGCTAGCTGCGAAGTTACTTTACACTGAAGATAGTCTGATAAGCAACGCGGTTTCTGAGAAGGCTGCTGAAGCATTTGAGGACCCTGGGCTTGTTGGAATGCCTCAACTTAATGGCACTACTGCTTTGTCTAACACTCGAACTCAGGCTGGAGGCTTTAGCATGGGACAAGTTGTTCAGGAAGCAGAACCTTTGTTTTCCGGTGCATATGAAGGCTTCC CTGTGTGGGAGCTTCCAGTTATGGTGGTTCGGGGGCTGATAGGTTCCAATGACCACGGGGATGGCGTGGTCGTTTGTAGGCTTTCTACTGGTGCCATGAAAGTTCTTGAGAGTAAGATTCGTTCGTTGGAAACATTTTTGAGGTCCAGAAGAAACAAGAGAAGAGGACTTTATGGGTATGTTGCTGGCCTGGGAGATTCTGGTTCCATACTGTACAAAACAGGGCCTACCATTGGTGCCGGTATCCATAACAATGGAAAGAGCCCCTACCGCATTAGAGACATGGACTCTGCAGATCAATCTGCATCGAATAAGAAGCCACGGTCGCTTTATACATCAGCAGAACTAGCTGCTATGGAG GTGAGGGCAATCGAGTGCCTTAGGCGGTTGCTTCGAAGATCTGGTGAAGCACTTGTTCTACTACAACTTATTTGTCAGCATAATGTTGCTCGCTTGGTTCAGACACTAGGCAATGATTTGCGCAAAAAGTTAGTTCAGTTAACGTTTCATCAGTTAGTATGTTCTGAGGATGGTGACCAGCTTGCGATGCGGCTTATTTCTTCACTCATGGAG TACTACATTGGCCCAGAGGGCAAAGGAACTGTTGAGGATATCAGCACTAAATTGAGGGAAGGCTGTCCTAGCTACTTCAATGAGTCAGACTACAAGTATTACTCCGCAGTTGAGAGTCTCGAGAAAGCATCTATGACAAACAACCAGGACGAGAGGGATATTCTTGCTAGGGAAGCCTTCAATCTCTTGACCAAAATTCCAGACTCTGCTGATTTGAGTGCTATATGCAAGAGATTTGAGAACCTACG ATTCTATGAGGCAGTAGTGCGGTTGCCACTACAGAAGGCTCAAGCACTTGATTCCAATGCTG TTATTAATGGGCAAATTGATGCGAGGCATCATGATACTATAACTGCACAGCGTGTACAGTGCTATGAAATAGTTATGAATGCTCTGCGCACACTCAAAGGTGCGGGACGAAGTGGGGCACCTGGTTCAATGACCGCCCTTGATCCAGCTTCTCGAAGCAAATGTATCAAACAGATTATTCAGCTAAGTGTCCAGTGGCCAGACACAGCTTTCCACGAGCATCTATACAGGACACTTATTGAGCTTGGTCTGGATAATGAACTTTTGGAGTACGGAGGCTCTGATTTGGTTGCTTTTCTTCAGAGTGCTGGTCGTAAGCATCAAGAAGAG GTTCGAGGGGCTCCTAGGTTGGATGATTTAGGCGCACCTATTTCTACCAGCCAAACGAAGTATCTTGAGCTCCTAGCAAGGTACTATGTTCTCAAGGGGGAGCATGTTGCTGCCGCCAGGATGTTATTGATATTGGCAGAAAGGCAGTGCTCCAATGCCGAAGAAGCTCCTGCTCTTGACCAGAG GTATCAATATCTGAGCAATGCTGTGCTACAGGCCAAAAGTGCAGGCATTGCTGCCGATTCGTCGAGAAATCCTATTGACAGTAGTACAGTGGATCTACTTGAAGGCAAACTTGCAGTGCTTCGGTTTCAAATGCAAATTAAACAAGAACTGGAGTCTATGGCTTCACGGCTTGAAACTATCCCAGGCAGTGGTGAATCACCCAGTGACCCCTTTCCTCGTGATAATATTCTAGCTGATGCAGAATCTGCCAAGGAGGCCAAGGACAAGGCGAAAGAGCTTTCACTGAATCTTAAGAGCATTACTCAACTATACAATGACTATGCTGTTCCATTTAATCTTTGGGAG gTTTGCCTGGAAATGCTCAACTTTGCAAATTACTCTGGAGATGCTGATAGCAAAATTGTCCGGGAAATTTGGGCCAGACTCCTTGACCAAACACTGACAAGAGGTGGTTTAGCAGAAGCATGTTCTGTGGTGAAAAGAGTTGGCTCAAAACTAGATCCTGCAGATGGAGCTTGTTTACCTTTGGATATAATATGCCTTCATCTTGAGAAGGCTGCATTG GATAGGTTAAGTTCAGGACAAGAATTAGTTGGTGATGAGGATGTTGCAAGAGCCCTTCTCGGAGCCTGTAAAGGTCTAGCCGAGCCTGTGCTTGCTGTGTATGATCAACTGTTATCGAATGGCGCAATCGTGCCCTCACTTAATCTGAAGCTGCGGCTTCTGAGATCAGTTCTCGCAATCCTTCGTGAATGGGGAATGTCGGTCATTGCCCATAAGCTAGGCACCACAACTGCTGGGGCTTCGTTCTTTTTGGATGGAACATTTTCGCTCAATCAAACAGGGTCTTTGCAGAAAGGTGTTCGAGATAAAATAATTAGTTTGGCAAATAG GTATATGACTGAGGTGAGGCGATTAAATCTCCCACAGAACCAAACAGATAATGTGTACCGAGGTTTCCGTGACCTAGAGGAGAAATTGTTATCACCTTACTAG